A window of the Lolium perenne isolate Kyuss_39 chromosome 7, Kyuss_2.0, whole genome shotgun sequence genome harbors these coding sequences:
- the LOC127317454 gene encoding UDP-glycosyltransferase CGT, with product MTETLNLVLDLSSKPTNDRFFGLHRTVHPPLPHASRSSTKCSTMALAAATPSSGDQGRCSPHLVFIPSAGMGHLLPFTRFIAALADTGRVDISVVTALPTVSEAEADHFAGLFATFPAIRRIDFNLLPFDEAAFAGTDPFLLRWESLRRSAHLLGPLIAGNTQRASAIVTDVTLASQLIPIAKDDLHLPCHILFSSCATMLSFLAYFPTYLDAASTNHLAGDVNIPGIGHVPVDYPPQVLRNPDSLFTKQFIANGRLIAEADGILVNTFDALEPDALAALRGGKVVPGFPPVFAVGPLKSTSTTGSDETVVGASSPIAWLDEQPVRSVVYVAFGNRSAAALEQIREIGAGLEASGCRFLWVVKTTVVDREDTAGLTDVLGGGFLGRVQGRGFVTKEWVDQEAVLKHPAIGLYLSHCGWNSVTESAMYGVPMLAWPTLGDQRLIATVIRSGGFGQWMEHWSWEGNSVVSGVEIGEMVKQVMGDEAISTRAAKVREEATKAVAQGGSSYRNMQEFVATLKAT from the coding sequence ATGACGGAGACATTGAATCTCGTGCTAGATCTGTCATCAAAACCAACAAACGATCGCTTCTTCGGGCTACATAGGACTGTACACCCACCACTTCCCCACGCCTCGCGGTCATCCACCAAGTGTTCAACAATGGCTCTCGCGGCGGCGACGCCGAGCTCCGGCGACCAGGGAAGATGCTCACCGCATCTAGTCTTCATCCCGAGCGCCGGCATGGGCCACCTCCTCCCTTTCACCCGCTTCATCGCTGCCCTCGCCGACACGGGAAGGGTGGACATCTCCGTGGTCACCGCCCTGCCGACGGTGTCGGAGGCTGAGGCCGACCACTTCGCCGGCCTCTTCGCCACCTTCCCCGCCATCCGACGCATCGACTTCAACCTCCTGCCGTTCGACGAAGCAGCCTTTGCGGGCACCGACCCCTTCCTCCTGCGGTGGGAGTCCCTGCGCCGCTCGGCCCACCTCCTCGGCCCTCTGATCGCCGGGAACACCCAGCGCGCGTCGGCCATCGTCACGGACGTCACCTTGGCTTCCCAACTAATCCCGATAGCTAAAGACGATCTGCACCTTCCATGCCACATCCTCTTCAGCTCCTGCGCAACCATGCTGTCATTCCTCGCCTACTTCCCCACCTACCTCGACGCTGCCAGCACAAACCACCTTGCCGGCGACGTCAACATCCCCGGCATTGGTCACGTCCCGGTGGATTACCCCCCGCAGGTGCTGCGCAACCCCGACAGCCTCTTCACCAAGCAGTTCATCGCCAACGGCCGTTTGATCGCGGAGGCAGACGGCATTCTGGTCAACACGTTCGACGCCTTGGAGCCGGACGCACTCGCTGCCCTGCGCGGCGGTAAGGTCGTTCCCGGATTCCCGCCGGTGTTCGCCGTTGGCCCGCTCAAGTCGACGAGCACGACGGGGAGTGACGAGACGGTGGTCGGCGCTTCATCACCTATCGCCTGGCTCGATGAGCAGCCGGTGCGATCAGTGGTGTACGTGGCGTTCGGCAACCGTAGCGCCGCGGCGCTGGAGCAGATTCGTGAGATCGGCGCCGGGCTGGAGGCCAGCGGCTGCCGGTTCCTGTGGGTGGTGAAGACGACGGTGGTGGACCGCGAGGACACCGCCGGGCTGACGGACGTGCTGGGCGGCGGGTTCTTGGGCCGCGTGCAGGGGCGTGGGTTCGTGACCAAGGAGTGGGTGGACCAGGAGGCGGTCCTGAAGCACCCCGCCATTGGGTTGTACCTGAGCCACTGCGGGTGGAACTCGGTGACGGAGTCGGCCATGTACGGTGTGCCGATGCTGGCGTGGCCGACGTTGGGCGACCAGCGGCTGATCGCGACGGTGATAAGGAGCGGCGGTTTCGGGCAGTGGATGGAGCACTGGAGCTGGGAGGGGAACTCGGTGGTGAGCGGGGTGGAGATAGGGGAGATGGTGAAGCAGGTGATGGGAGATGAGGCGATTTCGACGAGGGCGGCCAAGGTCCGGGAGGAGGCCACCAAGGCCGTCGCCCAAGGTGGCTCCAGCTACCGGAACATGCAGGAGTTTGTTGCCACGCTCAAGGCAACTTGA
- the LOC127316025 gene encoding myosin-binding protein 3-like, with the protein MASTAGASIKYASALHRRTHRVTSALAHAALEWTLIALLLINGLLSRAVARFAAYFGLSPPCLLCARVDRLFGAAHEDDDEAAGDARWLRGVLCGAHAAEISGMGYCLRHGRLVAEAADMCEGCLSSWNKKESRHGAGETTGVLLLQSSCGGNFFARYTSEGRSSCCTRQDSRRGGSSRCAMKDFCSRWCAPLSLNFGSPSMMHVEEKKEKLFVSIGLIKQVLIVVEIS; encoded by the exons ATGGCGTCGACGGCCGGGGCGAGCATCAAGTACGCGTCGGCGCTCCACCGGAGGACGCATAGGGTGACCTCCGCGCTGGCGCACGCGGCGCTGGAGTGGACCCTCATCGCGCTGCTGCTCATCAACGGCCTCCTCTCCCGCGCCGTCGCGCGCTTCGCGGCCTACTTCGGCCTCAGCCCGCCCTGCCTCCTCTGCGCCCGCGTCGACCGGCTCTTCGGGGCGGCGCACGAGGACGATGACGAGGCGGCGGGCGACGCGCGGTGGCTGCGGGGCGTGCTCTGCGGCGCCCACGCGGCCGAGATCTCCGGGATGGGGtactgcctccgccacggccggcTCGTCGCCGAGGCCGCCGACATGTGCGAGGGGTGCCTGTCTTCTTGGAACAAGAAAGAGAGCAGACACGGTGCAGGGGAGACCACGGGTGTGCTCCTGCTGCAAAGCTCTTGTGGAGGGAATTTCTTCGCGCGCTACACATCCGAGGGAAGATCCTCCTGCTGTACACGACAAGACAGCCGGAGAGGAGGAAGTAGCAGATGTGCGATGAAG GACTTTTGCAGCAGGTGGTGTGCACCTCTTTCACTGAACTTTGGGTCACCGAGCATGATGCACGTagaagaaaagaaagagaaaTTATTTGTGAGTATCGGATTGATAAAGCAAGTGTTGATAGTAGTGGAGATCAGCTAA